In Synechococcus sp. MU1643, a single window of DNA contains:
- a CDS encoding RpoD/SigA family RNA polymerase sigma factor, whose protein sequence is MPSKPRRNGGTRERRSSGTTDLLRLYLQDIGRVDLLTNEEEVTLARLVQRREALLLQQRELAESDAAIGELHRLEELQRREANQHSHWPTKQEWARAAGLPLPELQERIDLGYQAWAKQAQLEAKDLKLALRNGRRAKDHMIQANLRLVVAVAKKYQQRGMEILDLVQEGTLGLERAVEKFDPTRGFRFSTYAYWWIRQGITRAIATQSRTIRLPVHVTEKLNRIKRVQQEIASNEGRIASIADLARELGISEDTVRQTLARVPRSVSLDTRVGREQDTQLGDLIEDGHATPEQTLTHDELHNDLEGLLDELTSREAAVLRRRFGLEDDTPQTLAQIGEELKLSRERVRQIETRALLKLRQPQRRSKVRDYIQSLDS, encoded by the coding sequence TTGCCCAGCAAGCCCCGACGGAATGGGGGGACCCGTGAGCGCCGCAGCAGCGGCACGACGGATCTGCTGCGGCTTTATCTCCAGGACATCGGCCGGGTCGACCTGCTCACCAATGAGGAGGAGGTCACCCTGGCCCGTCTGGTGCAGCGCCGCGAAGCCCTGCTGCTCCAGCAACGGGAGCTGGCCGAAAGCGATGCCGCCATCGGTGAACTGCATCGTCTCGAAGAACTGCAGCGCCGCGAAGCGAACCAGCACAGCCACTGGCCAACCAAGCAGGAATGGGCCCGAGCGGCCGGACTGCCCTTACCCGAGTTGCAGGAGCGGATTGACCTGGGCTATCAGGCCTGGGCGAAACAAGCCCAGCTTGAAGCCAAAGATCTGAAGCTGGCCCTCCGCAACGGTCGACGGGCCAAAGACCACATGATTCAGGCCAACCTGCGCCTGGTGGTGGCGGTGGCCAAAAAGTACCAACAGCGCGGCATGGAAATCCTGGATCTGGTCCAGGAAGGAACGCTCGGGTTGGAACGGGCCGTGGAAAAGTTCGACCCCACCCGCGGTTTCCGGTTCAGCACCTACGCCTACTGGTGGATCCGTCAGGGGATCACCCGGGCGATCGCCACCCAGAGCCGCACCATCCGTTTGCCCGTTCATGTCACCGAAAAACTGAACCGGATCAAACGGGTCCAGCAAGAGATTGCGAGCAACGAAGGGCGCATCGCATCGATCGCGGATCTGGCGCGCGAGCTCGGGATCAGTGAAGACACCGTGCGCCAGACCCTGGCCCGGGTGCCCCGCTCAGTGTCTCTGGACACCCGCGTCGGCCGCGAACAGGACACCCAGCTCGGAGATCTGATCGAGGACGGCCATGCCACCCCCGAGCAAACCCTCACCCACGACGAGTTGCATAACGATCTGGAGGGTCTCCTGGATGAACTCACCAGTCGGGAGGCCGCTGTCCTGCGCAGGCGCTTCGGCTTGGAGGACGACACTCCCCAGACCCTGGCGCAGATCGGAGAAGAGCTGAAGCTCTCAAGGGAACGCGTTCGTCAGATCGAAACCCGCGCCCTGCTCAAGCTGCGGCAACCCCAACGACGCAGCAAAGTCCGGGATTACATCCAGAGCCTTGATTCCTGA
- the aspS gene encoding aspartate--tRNA ligase: MRSNGCGDLREQNIDQQVQLCGWVDRRRDHGGVIFIDLRDRSGTVQITVDPDLGADAFAVAEHLRSETVLQVEGKVRARPGESLNEKLATGAVEVLASGITMLNNVKGNLPFPVSVHDEENTREELRLRHRYLDLRRKRMNDNLRMRAQTIQAARRFLEDAGFIEVETPVLTRSTPEGARDYVLPSRVCGGEWFALPQSPQLFKQLLMVGGIERYYQVARCFRDEDLRADRQPEFTQLDIEMSFMDQEQILELNESLICAIWKAVKGIELPRPFPRMTWHDAMERYGTDRPDTRYGMELTNVSDIVKDMGFKVFSGAVKSGGAVKCIAVPGGNDAVSNVRIKPGGDVFSEAQKAGAGGLAFIRVRDGGEIDTIGAIKDNLSDEQKQELLSRTSAEPGTLLLFGAGDTATVNKALDRVRQYLAKELGMVKADRDNNQWNFLWVVDFPMFEFNSDENRYEALHHPFCAPNAEDLGSDASRWADTLPAARAQAYDLVLNGLELGGGSLRIHDSALQRQVLQTVGLPLEEAQEQFGFLMDALDVGAPPHGGLAFGVDRMVMLLAGEESIRDTIAFPKTQQARCLMTNAPGGVADKQLEELHVASTWVEPDQED, encoded by the coding sequence ATGCGCAGCAACGGTTGCGGCGACCTGCGCGAACAGAACATCGATCAGCAGGTTCAACTATGCGGCTGGGTGGATCGACGCCGTGATCACGGTGGGGTGATTTTCATCGACCTGCGGGACCGCAGCGGCACGGTGCAGATCACGGTGGATCCGGATCTGGGCGCCGACGCCTTCGCCGTTGCCGAGCATCTGCGCAGCGAAACCGTGTTGCAGGTTGAGGGGAAAGTGCGGGCCCGGCCGGGAGAATCCCTGAACGAGAAGCTGGCCACGGGGGCCGTGGAAGTTCTGGCCAGCGGCATCACCATGCTGAACAACGTGAAGGGCAACCTGCCCTTCCCCGTGTCGGTGCACGACGAAGAGAACACCCGCGAAGAGCTGCGGCTGCGCCACCGCTATCTCGATCTGCGCCGCAAGCGCATGAACGACAACCTGCGGATGCGGGCCCAGACCATCCAGGCCGCCCGTCGCTTCCTGGAGGATGCCGGCTTCATCGAAGTGGAGACCCCGGTGCTGACACGCTCCACACCAGAAGGTGCCCGTGACTACGTGCTGCCCAGCCGGGTCTGCGGCGGCGAGTGGTTTGCCCTGCCCCAGTCCCCCCAGTTGTTCAAACAGCTGCTGATGGTGGGCGGCATCGAGCGCTACTACCAGGTGGCCCGCTGTTTCCGCGACGAAGACCTGCGCGCCGACCGCCAGCCGGAATTCACCCAGCTGGACATCGAGATGAGCTTCATGGATCAGGAGCAGATCCTGGAGCTGAACGAATCCCTGATTTGCGCCATCTGGAAGGCCGTGAAGGGCATCGAACTGCCGCGGCCCTTCCCCCGTATGACCTGGCATGACGCCATGGAGCGGTATGGCACCGACAGGCCCGACACCCGCTATGGCATGGAGCTCACCAACGTGAGCGACATCGTCAAGGACATGGGCTTCAAGGTGTTCAGCGGTGCCGTGAAGTCCGGCGGCGCGGTGAAGTGCATCGCAGTACCCGGCGGGAACGATGCGGTGAGCAACGTACGGATCAAGCCCGGCGGCGATGTGTTCAGTGAAGCCCAGAAAGCCGGTGCCGGTGGCTTGGCCTTCATCCGCGTGCGCGACGGCGGCGAAATCGACACGATCGGCGCCATCAAGGACAACCTCAGCGATGAGCAGAAGCAGGAGCTGCTCAGCCGCACCAGCGCGGAACCAGGCACCCTGCTGCTGTTCGGCGCCGGCGACACCGCCACGGTGAACAAGGCCCTCGACCGGGTGCGCCAATACCTGGCCAAGGAGCTGGGCATGGTCAAAGCCGACCGGGACAACAACCAGTGGAACTTCCTCTGGGTGGTGGACTTCCCGATGTTCGAGTTCAACAGCGACGAGAACCGTTACGAGGCCCTGCACCACCCCTTCTGCGCTCCCAATGCTGAAGATCTAGGCAGCGATGCGTCAAGATGGGCTGACACCCTGCCAGCAGCCCGGGCCCAGGCCTACGACCTTGTGCTCAATGGCCTTGAGCTCGGCGGCGGCTCTCTGCGCATCCATGACTCCGCTCTGCAGCGCCAGGTGTTGCAGACGGTTGGCCTGCCCCTCGAGGAGGCCCAGGAGCAATTCGGCTTCCTCATGGACGCTCTCGATGTAGGCGCACCTCCCCACGGCGGTCTGGCCTTCGGTGTGGACCGGATGGTGATGTTGCTGGCCGGCGAGGAATCCATCCGCGACACCATTGCCTTCCCCAAGACCCAGCAAGCCCGCTGCCTGATGACCAATGCTCCAGGGGGCGTGGCCGACAAGCAGCTGGAGGAACTGCATGTGGCCAGCACCTGGGTCGAGCCCGACCAGGAGGACTGA
- the gcvT gene encoding glycine cleavage system aminomethyltransferase GcvT produces MSLQRTPLFESCRSAGGRMVPFAGWEMPVQFSGLIQEHKAIRERVGMFDISHMGVLRLEGANPKDALQRLIPSDLHRIGPGEACYSVLLNERGGIRDDLIVYDCGAIDAERGALVLVINAACADSDTAWIRTQMEPAGLTVTDIKNGGVLLALQGPDAMGLLQELSGEDLSGLPRFGHRMLSLNGLSQLVFSARTGYTGEDGAELLLNADDGQKLWQLLLDRGVAPCGLGARDTLRLEAAMHLYGQDMNDETNPFEAGLGWLVHLEMPMDFVGRKALEQAAESVPAKRLVGLKLQGRAIARHDYSVMHNGETVGIVTSGTWSPTLEEGIALAYVPPSLAKLGTELSVEIRGKAQPATVVRKPFYKRA; encoded by the coding sequence ATGTCTCTGCAGCGCACTCCCCTGTTCGAGTCCTGCCGCAGCGCCGGGGGCCGCATGGTGCCGTTTGCCGGCTGGGAGATGCCAGTTCAGTTCAGCGGCCTGATCCAAGAACACAAGGCCATACGCGAACGGGTCGGCATGTTCGATATTTCCCACATGGGTGTGCTGCGCCTCGAAGGCGCCAATCCCAAGGATGCGCTGCAACGGCTGATCCCCAGCGACCTGCACCGCATCGGTCCCGGCGAAGCTTGCTACTCCGTTTTGCTGAACGAGCGCGGCGGCATTCGCGACGACCTCATCGTTTACGACTGCGGTGCCATCGATGCCGAACGGGGCGCGCTGGTGCTGGTGATCAATGCCGCCTGCGCCGACAGCGACACCGCCTGGATCCGTACACAGATGGAACCTGCCGGCCTCACGGTGACCGACATCAAAAACGGCGGGGTGCTGCTCGCGCTCCAAGGCCCTGACGCCATGGGATTGCTGCAGGAGCTGAGTGGTGAAGACCTCAGCGGCTTGCCCCGTTTCGGCCACCGGATGCTCAGCCTCAACGGCCTGAGCCAACTAGTGTTCAGTGCTCGCACCGGCTACACCGGCGAAGACGGTGCAGAACTGCTGCTCAACGCCGACGACGGACAAAAGCTCTGGCAGCTTTTATTGGATCGCGGTGTCGCCCCCTGCGGCCTGGGGGCGCGGGACACCTTGCGGCTTGAGGCCGCCATGCACCTCTACGGCCAGGACATGAACGATGAAACCAACCCCTTCGAGGCGGGGTTGGGTTGGCTCGTGCACCTGGAAATGCCCATGGATTTTGTCGGCCGAAAGGCACTGGAGCAGGCGGCGGAATCCGTCCCCGCCAAACGCCTAGTGGGGCTCAAGCTGCAGGGCCGCGCCATCGCCCGCCACGACTATTCCGTCATGCACAACGGGGAGACAGTCGGCATCGTCACCAGCGGCACCTGGTCCCCCACCCTGGAAGAAGGAATCGCCCTGGCCTACGTGCCTCCATCCCTCGCCAAGCTCGGCACCGAACTGAGTGTTGAGATCCGCGGCAAGGCCCAACCGGCAACGGTCGTTCGCAAGCCCTTCTACAAGCGCGCCTGA
- a CDS encoding cyclic nucleotide-binding domain-containing protein yields the protein MSASAPLTPLELIQEQPKVDRLTLPTGTTVFRAGETVQFIHVIERGWVELSSGPLNRIRFGPSELFFYEDLVDPNECHSRAATAVTPVSLFRLSRTNFLALIHRHPTLVLQLLSKQHNRLRQQRTDARHFY from the coding sequence TTGTCCGCCTCAGCTCCGCTGACTCCTCTGGAACTCATCCAGGAACAGCCCAAGGTGGATCGCCTGACCCTTCCCACCGGCACAACCGTGTTCCGCGCCGGCGAGACGGTGCAGTTCATTCACGTGATTGAACGGGGGTGGGTGGAACTGAGCAGCGGTCCGTTGAACCGCATCCGCTTCGGTCCTAGTGAGTTGTTTTTCTATGAGGACCTAGTTGATCCGAACGAGTGTCATAGCCGTGCTGCCACAGCGGTGACGCCAGTTTCGCTGTTCCGCTTGAGCCGCACCAATTTTCTGGCGCTCATTCACCGGCACCCAACGCTGGTGCTGCAATTGCTCAGCAAACAGCACAACCGATTGCGGCAGCAGCGCACTGATGCGCGTCACTTCTACTGA
- the speB gene encoding agmatinase, producing the protein MTVHPPNGVFDSDGTIFMGSRRNPADCRVGLFGVPYDGTTSFRPGTRFGPAAIREVSAGLETYCPQLDLDLEDLDFADLGAVEIPFGNPEPVLTKVKQATEAVLALGLRPLMLGGEHSISSGAVEAVAQRHPELVLVQLDAHADLRDSWLGARHSHACAMRRCLEILPSQTLFQLAIRSGTREEFTELHKSGRLMPSIDALQQALAPLKGKPIYLTVDLDWFDPSVLPGTGTPEPGGYHWSDFASLIAVLREHHLVAADVVELAPQLDTSGISSVLAAKVTRSLLLLLGADQ; encoded by the coding sequence ATGACGGTCCATCCGCCGAATGGAGTGTTCGATAGCGACGGGACCATTTTCATGGGCTCCCGGCGCAACCCTGCCGACTGCCGTGTTGGCCTCTTTGGTGTGCCGTACGACGGCACCACCTCCTTTCGGCCTGGCACGCGCTTCGGCCCCGCCGCCATCCGAGAGGTGAGTGCTGGGCTGGAGACCTATTGCCCACAACTCGACCTGGATCTGGAGGATCTTGACTTTGCCGATCTTGGTGCCGTTGAGATTCCCTTTGGCAACCCTGAGCCCGTTTTAACCAAGGTGAAGCAGGCGACCGAAGCCGTGCTCGCCCTGGGTCTCAGGCCCCTGATGCTGGGCGGAGAGCATTCGATCAGCTCCGGTGCCGTGGAGGCCGTGGCGCAACGCCACCCCGAGCTGGTGCTGGTGCAGCTGGATGCCCATGCCGATCTCAGGGATAGCTGGCTGGGGGCCCGCCACAGCCATGCCTGCGCCATGCGCCGCTGTTTGGAGATTCTTCCCAGCCAGACACTGTTTCAACTCGCGATCCGCAGTGGCACGCGGGAGGAATTCACCGAGCTGCACAAGAGCGGCCGGTTGATGCCCAGCATCGATGCCCTTCAACAGGCCCTCGCTCCCTTGAAAGGGAAACCGATCTATCTCACCGTCGACCTGGACTGGTTTGACCCCTCAGTGCTGCCGGGTACGGGCACCCCTGAACCCGGTGGTTACCACTGGTCTGATTTCGCCAGCCTGATCGCGGTACTCCGGGAGCATCACCTGGTGGCGGCCGATGTGGTGGAACTGGCACCGCAACTCGACACCAGTGGGATCAGCTCCGTGCTGGCCGCCAAGGTGACCCGCAGCCTGCTCCTCCTGCTGGGTGCTGATCAGTAG
- the speE gene encoding polyamine aminopropyltransferase: MSNWIDEEHRGVRYGLKGEVLVEETSPFQRISVIRSERYGRGLLLDGCWMTAEQQERHYHEALVHPALCSANSIERILVIGGGDGGTARECLRHPDVQRLDMVEIDGRVVELSREHLPNIGGSAWSDPRFQLTVGDGIAWAAEADDQSYDAILVDGSDPAGPAEGLFNRAFFENCRRLLKPGGVFGTQSESPEAFRDVHIAMVRLLREVFDHADPLYGWVPMYPSGWWSWTFAAMGTPRYRIPDPGRSKAIAPGCEIWSPRWQRGAMDAIPAFVERELQS; the protein is encoded by the coding sequence ATGAGCAACTGGATTGATGAAGAACACCGCGGCGTCCGCTACGGATTGAAGGGAGAGGTGCTGGTCGAAGAGACCAGTCCGTTCCAGCGAATCAGCGTGATTCGCAGTGAGCGCTATGGACGGGGCCTGCTGCTGGATGGCTGCTGGATGACAGCAGAGCAGCAGGAACGCCACTACCACGAGGCTTTGGTGCATCCAGCGCTGTGCAGTGCCAACTCGATCGAACGGATCCTGGTGATCGGCGGCGGAGACGGCGGCACCGCAAGGGAATGCCTGCGCCATCCAGATGTCCAGCGCCTGGACATGGTGGAGATTGACGGGCGGGTGGTGGAGCTCAGCAGAGAGCACCTCCCCAACATCGGTGGATCCGCCTGGTCCGATCCGAGGTTCCAGCTCACGGTGGGAGATGGCATCGCCTGGGCCGCCGAAGCCGACGACCAGAGCTACGACGCCATCTTGGTGGATGGCTCTGACCCCGCCGGACCGGCCGAAGGCCTGTTCAACCGCGCCTTCTTCGAGAACTGCCGACGCCTGCTCAAGCCCGGGGGCGTGTTCGGCACACAGAGCGAATCTCCCGAAGCCTTCCGCGATGTCCACATCGCCATGGTGCGCCTGTTGCGCGAGGTGTTTGACCACGCCGACCCGCTCTATGGCTGGGTGCCGATGTATCCCAGCGGCTGGTGGAGCTGGACCTTCGCCGCGATGGGAACACCCCGCTACCGCATTCCGGATCCCGGGCGCAGCAAGGCCATCGCCCCAGGCTGCGAGATCTGGTCACCGCGCTGGCAGCGGGGAGCCATGGACGCCATCCCCGCCTTCGTCGAACGGGAGTTGCAGTCATGA
- the arfB gene encoding alternative ribosome rescue aminoacyl-tRNA hydrolase ArfB: protein MQDLVVNERLTIPSRDLRWRFSRSSGPGGQGVNTTDSRVELLLDMANCNCLGPFRRARLLEHFQPRLVEGCLRVVVAEERSQWQNRQKALHHMAELLREGLQPPPPSRKATRPGRGAVKRRLDTKKKRGDLKRQRRSRPSLDD from the coding sequence GTGCAAGATCTGGTGGTGAATGAGCGGTTGACCATTCCATCCAGGGATCTGCGTTGGCGGTTCAGCCGTTCATCCGGTCCAGGCGGGCAGGGGGTCAACACCACCGATTCCCGCGTGGAGTTGTTGCTGGACATGGCGAACTGCAATTGTCTGGGTCCATTTCGCCGTGCCCGACTGCTGGAACATTTCCAACCCCGGTTGGTGGAAGGTTGTTTGCGGGTTGTGGTCGCTGAAGAACGTTCCCAATGGCAGAACCGTCAGAAGGCACTGCATCACATGGCGGAGCTGCTGCGGGAGGGTTTGCAGCCACCGCCTCCTTCCCGCAAAGCCACCCGGCCGGGTCGCGGTGCGGTGAAGCGACGTTTGGACACGAAGAAAAAGCGTGGTGACCTCAAGCGTCAACGCCGCAGTCGGCCATCCCTGGACGATTAA
- the mazG gene encoding nucleoside triphosphate pyrophosphohydrolase gives MANAPSDAIERLIDVVAQLRDPTTGCPWDLEQTHASLVPYVLEEAHEVADAIRHGDDHHLKEELGDLLLQVVLHAQIAGEEQRFDLNAIADGISDKLIRRHPHVFGDADASTSDEVRRSWEAIKLEEQAEALACSASPLSDRLSTKVRGLPALAGAMTISKKAAKAGFEWDDMAGVWEKVHEELDELKEAVASGNQSHAQEELGDLLFTLVNVARWCHIEPEEGLAGTNQRFLDRFSRVEAALDGDLQGRSINELETLWKQAKAAIRAEQSRSSDVH, from the coding sequence ATGGCCAACGCTCCGTCTGATGCCATAGAACGTTTGATCGATGTTGTGGCACAACTCAGGGATCCAACAACGGGGTGCCCCTGGGATCTGGAACAGACCCATGCATCCCTGGTGCCCTACGTGCTGGAAGAAGCCCACGAGGTGGCTGATGCCATCCGTCATGGCGATGACCACCACCTCAAAGAGGAACTCGGCGACCTTCTCCTGCAGGTGGTGCTGCATGCACAGATCGCTGGAGAAGAACAACGCTTCGATCTCAATGCGATTGCCGATGGCATCAGCGACAAGCTGATCCGGCGTCACCCCCACGTGTTCGGCGATGCCGACGCCAGCACCAGTGACGAGGTGCGACGCAGCTGGGAGGCCATCAAGCTGGAGGAGCAGGCAGAGGCCCTGGCTTGCTCCGCCAGTCCCCTCAGCGACCGGCTCAGCACCAAGGTGCGCGGCCTGCCAGCGCTTGCTGGAGCGATGACCATCTCAAAGAAAGCAGCCAAGGCCGGCTTCGAGTGGGATGACATGGCCGGCGTCTGGGAGAAGGTCCATGAAGAGCTGGACGAGCTCAAGGAGGCAGTGGCCAGCGGCAACCAAAGCCATGCCCAGGAGGAACTGGGCGATCTACTGTTCACCCTGGTGAACGTGGCCCGTTGGTGCCACATCGAACCCGAAGAGGGCCTCGCCGGCACGAATCAGCGCTTCCTCGACCGTTTCTCCCGCGTTGAAGCCGCCCTAGATGGGGATCTCCAGGGACGCAGCATCAACGAATTGGAAACCCTCTGGAAACAGGCCAAGGCGGCGATCCGGGCAGAACAATCCCGATCGTCAGACGTCCATTAA
- a CDS encoding metal-binding protein, producing MATGRRHDQSIWILSLPLGIALGLVLGWAAGLVAAASCWAGGLWLSPDLDTRSNALRRWGALGFLWLPYRLLIPHRSLWSHGPVLGTTARLAVLLTWCLIVTLAVPTLSPAMLLAVLQQLMHQHPQELIALLVGLEGSAWIHLVLDGDPWPQEWSKKRQR from the coding sequence TTGGCAACGGGTCGCCGCCACGACCAAAGCATCTGGATTCTGAGCCTGCCGCTCGGCATCGCACTTGGATTGGTGCTGGGATGGGCGGCAGGATTGGTCGCCGCAGCCAGCTGTTGGGCCGGTGGTCTGTGGCTTTCCCCCGATCTCGACACACGCTCCAATGCGCTGCGGCGATGGGGAGCCCTCGGCTTTCTCTGGTTGCCCTATCGCCTCCTAATTCCCCATCGCTCGCTCTGGTCCCATGGCCCCGTGCTGGGAACGACCGCGCGCCTGGCGGTACTGCTCACCTGGTGCTTGATTGTCACCCTCGCGGTTCCGACGCTGTCGCCAGCGATGCTCCTGGCGGTGCTGCAGCAACTGATGCATCAGCACCCGCAGGAGTTGATTGCTCTGCTGGTGGGCTTAGAGGGCAGCGCATGGATCCATCTGGTCCTCGATGGCGACCCCTGGCCCCAGGAATGGTCGAAAAAACGACAGCGGTGA
- a CDS encoding DUF4278 domain-containing protein yields MELCFLGNKYTKSNETKEKSVVQLKYMGKAYQASMSNTSRAVTALTYRGVSYSN; encoded by the coding sequence ATGGAACTCTGTTTTCTCGGCAACAAGTACACCAAAAGCAATGAGACAAAGGAGAAATCAGTTGTTCAGCTCAAATACATGGGCAAGGCTTACCAGGCATCAATGAGCAATACCTCTCGCGCTGTCACCGCTCTCACATACCGGGGGGTGAGCTACTCCAACTAA